Proteins encoded within one genomic window of Halorussus salilacus:
- a CDS encoding DUF4129 domain-containing protein translates to MDSDTVRPIVLALLCVLAIGVAAATLDSAVETDSGGGFGVGQPAPDPGVPDQEDPDASLGGESGEFGAPLDFPCYPVLTEWWAIAGLVGGFLGGAALAYRRAGPLGAMAYVGPVGFPLLFAHALLTTCTTSTPEEMNVGMFGANDTSLPSGGSGAPGTGTGTTLTDPSVLLLVGLGVALAAAVALLFVSSGGNDPDPVEDSPDPDSSDVAAVGRAAGAAADRIEDATDVTNEVYRAWREMTDHLAVANPRSSTPAEFAAAAVEAGMDPDDVGELTALFEEVRYGGEAPTDDRERRALDALRRIEDQYADGEGGEGARGEGRGENRGEGRP, encoded by the coding sequence GTGGACAGCGATACCGTACGCCCCATCGTCCTCGCGCTCCTGTGCGTGCTCGCCATCGGCGTGGCCGCCGCCACCCTCGACTCGGCGGTCGAGACCGACTCCGGCGGCGGCTTCGGCGTCGGCCAGCCAGCGCCCGACCCTGGCGTGCCCGACCAGGAGGACCCCGACGCCAGCCTCGGCGGGGAGTCGGGCGAGTTCGGCGCGCCGCTGGACTTCCCCTGCTACCCCGTCCTCACCGAGTGGTGGGCCATCGCGGGGCTCGTCGGCGGATTCCTCGGGGGCGCGGCCCTCGCCTACCGGCGGGCGGGCCCGCTGGGCGCGATGGCGTACGTCGGCCCGGTCGGGTTCCCGCTGTTGTTCGCTCACGCCCTGCTCACCACCTGCACGACCTCGACGCCCGAGGAGATGAACGTCGGGATGTTCGGGGCGAACGACACGTCGCTCCCGTCGGGCGGCAGCGGCGCGCCCGGGACCGGGACCGGCACCACCCTGACCGACCCCTCGGTCCTGCTGTTGGTCGGACTCGGCGTCGCGCTCGCCGCGGCGGTCGCCCTGCTGTTCGTCTCCTCGGGCGGCAACGACCCCGACCCCGTCGAGGACTCGCCCGACCCCGACAGCAGCGACGTGGCCGCGGTCGGCCGCGCCGCGGGCGCGGCCGCCGACCGCATCGAGGACGCAACCGACGTGACCAACGAGGTGTACCGCGCGTGGCGCGAGATGACCGACCACCTCGCCGTGGCCAACCCCCGGTCGAGCACCCCCGCGGAGTTCGCGGCCGCCGCGGTCGAGGCCGGGATGGACCCCGACGACGTCGGGGAACTCACCGCGCTGTTCGAGGAGGTCCGGTACGGCGGCGAGGCCCCGACCGACGACCGCGAGCGCCGGGCGCTCGACGCCCTCCGGCGCATCGAGGACCAGTACGCCGACGGCGAGGGTGGCGAGGGTGCCCGCGGTGAGGGTCGCGGCGAGAACCGCGGGGAGGGTCGCCCGTGA
- a CDS encoding alkaline phosphatase family protein encodes MRTLVIGIDAACREVLQPLFEAGVTPRLRSVFGGGASGPLKSGIPPWTASAWPTIYTGKNPGKHGVFDMLAYDGYDWDVVNATHVRARPVWELLDRFGFSSVAVNVPVTHPPGSFDGALVPGFLAPNAPRCHPEGLLGEVRAEIGDYRVYPDDRALRAGNTESALRVLRMRGAAFRYLADRFDPDFGFVEFQQTDAVFHKRPGDREAVEAVYRTVDEQVGAILDELDPDNVLVVSDHGMGPYDDYEFRINEFLRERGFVTAKRGGQGMPAWTTIKEERLALDSPGPRGRRPLESRGRRLLEAGVAAAARVGVTTQRVADLLDSLGLAEAVGRRVPHGLLQAGSEQVDFPASRAYARSRSELGVRLNLEGREPDGTVPRSAYEAVRAELVEALESVRTPDGDPVFEAVGPREAFFEGPHVEDAPDVVTVPNGFEQLLSVQLAGDVFGEPTEPYNHKRHGIVAATGEDIDAEAGVEGAHILDVTPTVLATFDVPRGTEMDGRPLPVVADPGEREYPDYDATRTERTDSRRIEARLSELGYIE; translated from the coding sequence ATGAGAACGCTCGTCATCGGTATCGACGCCGCGTGCCGGGAGGTACTGCAACCGCTCTTCGAAGCGGGCGTGACGCCCCGTCTCCGGAGCGTCTTCGGGGGAGGTGCGAGCGGCCCGTTGAAATCGGGGATTCCGCCGTGGACCGCGAGCGCGTGGCCGACCATCTACACCGGCAAGAACCCCGGGAAACACGGGGTGTTCGACATGCTCGCGTACGACGGCTACGACTGGGACGTGGTGAACGCGACCCACGTCCGGGCGCGGCCGGTCTGGGAACTCCTCGACCGATTCGGATTCTCCAGCGTCGCGGTCAACGTCCCGGTGACACATCCGCCGGGGTCGTTCGACGGCGCGCTCGTCCCCGGGTTCCTCGCGCCGAACGCGCCGCGGTGTCACCCCGAGGGGCTCCTCGGCGAGGTGCGGGCGGAAATCGGAGATTACCGCGTTTACCCCGACGACCGCGCACTCCGCGCGGGGAACACGGAGTCGGCGCTGAGAGTTCTCCGGATGCGCGGGGCGGCGTTCCGGTATCTCGCCGACCGGTTCGACCCCGACTTCGGGTTCGTGGAGTTCCAGCAGACCGACGCGGTGTTCCACAAGCGACCCGGCGACCGCGAGGCGGTCGAGGCCGTCTACCGGACGGTCGACGAGCAGGTCGGCGCGATTCTCGACGAGCTGGACCCCGACAACGTCCTCGTGGTCAGCGACCACGGCATGGGTCCCTACGACGACTACGAGTTCCGAATCAACGAGTTCCTCCGGGAGCGGGGGTTCGTCACCGCCAAGAGGGGCGGGCAGGGGATGCCCGCGTGGACCACCATCAAGGAGGAGCGACTCGCTCTCGACAGCCCCGGTCCCCGCGGTCGGCGACCGCTCGAATCCCGCGGGCGACGCCTGCTCGAAGCGGGCGTTGCGGCCGCCGCTCGGGTCGGCGTGACGACCCAGCGCGTCGCCGACCTGCTCGATTCGCTGGGGCTCGCCGAGGCGGTCGGCAGGCGGGTCCCCCACGGCCTGCTACAGGCCGGGAGCGAGCAGGTCGACTTCCCCGCCTCGCGGGCCTACGCCCGGTCGCGGAGCGAACTCGGCGTCAGGCTCAATCTCGAAGGCAGGGAACCCGACGGGACGGTCCCCCGGTCGGCCTACGAGGCGGTCAGGGCGGAGCTCGTCGAGGCGCTCGAATCGGTCCGGACGCCCGACGGCGACCCCGTGTTCGAGGCGGTCGGACCCCGAGAGGCGTTCTTCGAGGGCCCCCACGTCGAGGACGCGCCGGACGTCGTCACCGTCCCGAACGGATTCGAGCAGTTGCTCAGCGTCCAGTTGGCCGGAGACGTTTTCGGGGAGCCGACCGAACCGTACAACCACAAGCGACACGGCATCGTGGCCGCGACGGGCGAGGACATCGACGCCGAGGCCGGAGTCGAGGGCGCGCACATCCTCGACGTGACGCCGACGGTGCTCGCGACGTTCGACGTGCCGAGGGGGACGGAGATGGACGGCAGACCGCTCCCCGTCGTGGCCGACCCCGGCGAGCGCGAGTACCCCGATTACGACGCGACCCGAACCGAGCGGACGGACAGCCGACGAATCGAGGCGCGACTCTCCGAGCTAGGATACATCGAATAG
- a CDS encoding lipid II:glycine glycyltransferase FemX has product MTVDIRPLRPSRSDRWDGLVERSERANTFYLFDALELQAEDTGTELHPLVGYDGETPVGVFPVFEVRKGPMTGAFSPPPKSWSTPLGPALVGDDAAGDDHAVGDDATGDHEHHATVRRSRRTVAFVEACLDWLDDRLGPHYQQFLLAGIDDVRPFQWNGFEVSPRFTYVVELGDEEALLAEFSRDARQNVRNADAERYRIERGGPDAVRYVVERVRERHREQDIPFQLDAAFAVALYRRLPEGTVRPYVCRVDGERVGGLLVLEHGGTVYRWLGGVKPDGDPDLPVNDLLDWHVMREATRRGLDEYDLVGAGDPSINRYKAKFNPDLRANYVARNGTAGVRGLVDLYSQAHFLGSKLRGVL; this is encoded by the coding sequence GTGACCGTCGACATCAGACCCCTGCGACCGAGTCGAAGCGACCGCTGGGACGGCCTCGTGGAGCGTTCGGAGCGCGCGAACACCTTCTACCTGTTCGATGCGCTCGAACTCCAGGCCGAGGACACCGGGACCGAACTCCACCCGCTGGTGGGCTACGACGGGGAGACGCCGGTCGGCGTCTTCCCCGTCTTCGAGGTCCGCAAGGGGCCGATGACGGGGGCGTTCTCGCCGCCGCCCAAGTCGTGGAGCACGCCGCTCGGTCCCGCGCTGGTCGGAGACGACGCGGCCGGAGACGACCACGCGGTCGGAGACGACGCGACCGGAGACCACGAACACCACGCGACGGTCCGGCGCTCGCGCCGGACCGTCGCGTTCGTCGAGGCGTGTCTGGACTGGCTCGACGACCGTCTCGGCCCCCACTACCAGCAGTTCCTCCTCGCGGGAATCGACGACGTGCGACCCTTCCAGTGGAACGGCTTCGAGGTGTCCCCGCGGTTCACCTACGTCGTGGAACTGGGCGACGAGGAGGCCCTGCTCGCGGAGTTCAGCCGCGACGCGCGACAGAACGTCCGGAACGCCGACGCCGAGCGCTACCGCATCGAGCGCGGCGGGCCGGACGCAGTCAGATACGTCGTCGAGCGCGTCCGCGAGCGCCACCGCGAGCAGGACATCCCCTTCCAGCTCGACGCCGCGTTCGCTGTCGCGCTCTACCGACGCCTCCCCGAGGGGACCGTCCGGCCGTACGTCTGCCGGGTCGACGGCGAGCGAGTCGGCGGCCTGCTCGTCCTCGAACACGGCGGGACGGTCTACCGGTGGCTGGGCGGGGTGAAGCCCGACGGCGACCCCGATCTCCCCGTCAACGACCTGCTCGACTGGCACGTCATGCGAGAGGCGACCCGGCGGGGCCTCGACGAGTACGACCTCGTCGGGGCGGGCGACCCGTCCATCAACCGCTACAAGGCGAAGTTCAACCCCGACCTCCGAGCGAACTACGTCGCGCGAAACGGGACCGCGGGGGTTCGGGGACTCGTGGACCTCTACAGTCAGGCCCACTTCCTCGGGTCGAAGCTACGGGGCGTGCTGTAG
- a CDS encoding DUF5518 domain-containing protein translates to MQKRWSTVLVGIVTALILPTTSGGAFIAGGIVGYLEGDSIESGAKYGTIVGLGVISVVSIIRLVDGTASDEVRNWWQLVHPLVEKSIYLLFTSGLGGGVFVYINKRNINN, encoded by the coding sequence ATGCAAAAAAGATGGTCTACCGTTCTAGTCGGAATAGTGACCGCTCTTATTCTCCCAACCACTTCTGGTGGCGCTTTTATTGCCGGTGGAATAGTTGGTTATTTAGAAGGAGATTCTATTGAATCGGGCGCAAAATACGGAACGATTGTTGGTCTTGGGGTTATTAGTGTTGTCTCAATCATAAGATTGGTAGATGGGACTGCGTCAGATGAAGTTCGAAACTGGTGGCAATTAGTTCATCCTCTTGTTGAGAAGTCCATCTATCTCCTGTTCACTTCCGGTTTAGGTGGTGGTGTATTTGTGTATATAAACAAAAGGAACATTAATAATTAG
- a CDS encoding type II/IV secretion system ATPase subunit, with product MSEVSSDGPSGDETPSPEVPPPIPPDDPEAWYAPDVRAQYELHPGVVATIRDTDDGFDYLVREPSLSPAGEDALARVADHFSTANLERPLTREGATERMAAGFDPKYRRIIDRLTDLPPDARRRVEYRALRDLRCLGDLTPLALDDGIEVADTAGENLVVHTDDYAPADTRLPSDADFLERFASERVETHTVDFRSFRVPVVVYREHLLANDAFTTKYAVLEPDLLPGDEELIRECKDRIWETNVDGVVEDRAAFVRERARTFLSRRLTARNTRAWLDAAAYRARTALAEYDLAVPPVNHRFSTDRLSDLVYYVMRDFVGHGKLTIPIRDDLLEDIEANRVDERIKVVPRGREIGHGERIPTNLRFEDESAFVNVVTQMAASDGTELNASNPSAKVNLDPAGVPDGTTIRCAVALGVISEDGPHISIRKQAPEAMTPVDLLESDSLSTEMVTLLWQAYEHHGVVLFSGPTGAGKTTLMNAHMPFVPYRDRPISIDEGSREVRLPHETGVSLTTRDHESDYKRVTMADLMTECNYLNPDVEVIAEINTPASFETFAETLNTGHGVIGTTHAEDVEKLVNRVIEQGLPSYLLQELDLVVFPQRVDGERYVGEVVELLTESEFADLDSARARCGTVRKDDVTVYWNTVAWRDTEGEFHLAYDHPRLDGGGDERARRLRFFDRLANRTDRTVEEVEAEFHRKHGYVQYLEREGMDDFDELFGFLSDLQTNEAATVERAGRGTV from the coding sequence ATGAGCGAGGTATCGAGTGACGGACCATCCGGAGACGAAACACCGTCGCCGGAGGTCCCACCCCCCATCCCGCCCGATGACCCCGAGGCGTGGTACGCCCCGGACGTGCGCGCCCAGTACGAACTCCACCCCGGCGTGGTCGCGACCATCCGTGATACCGACGACGGCTTCGACTATCTGGTCCGGGAGCCGTCGCTGTCGCCCGCGGGCGAGGACGCCCTCGCCCGCGTCGCCGACCACTTCTCGACCGCGAACCTCGAGCGGCCGCTGACCCGCGAGGGCGCGACCGAGCGCATGGCCGCCGGGTTCGACCCGAAGTACCGCCGGATAATCGACCGGCTGACCGACCTGCCGCCCGACGCCCGCAGGCGGGTCGAGTACCGCGCGCTCCGGGACCTGCGGTGTCTGGGCGACCTCACGCCGCTGGCGCTCGACGACGGCATCGAGGTCGCCGACACCGCGGGCGAGAACCTCGTGGTCCACACCGACGACTACGCGCCCGCCGACACCCGCCTCCCGTCCGACGCCGACTTCCTGGAGCGGTTCGCCAGCGAGCGCGTCGAGACCCACACCGTCGACTTCCGGAGCTTCCGGGTCCCGGTAGTCGTCTATCGCGAGCACTTGCTCGCGAACGACGCCTTCACGACCAAGTACGCCGTGCTCGAACCCGACCTCCTGCCGGGCGACGAGGAACTGATACGGGAGTGCAAGGACCGCATCTGGGAGACCAACGTCGACGGCGTGGTCGAGGACCGCGCGGCGTTCGTCCGCGAGCGCGCCCGGACCTTCCTCTCGCGGCGGTTGACCGCGCGCAACACCCGGGCGTGGCTCGACGCCGCCGCCTACCGGGCCCGGACCGCGCTCGCGGAGTACGACCTAGCGGTCCCGCCCGTCAACCACCGGTTCTCGACCGACCGGCTCTCGGACCTCGTCTACTACGTGATGCGCGACTTCGTGGGCCACGGCAAGCTCACGATTCCGATTCGCGACGACCTCTTAGAGGACATCGAGGCCAACCGGGTCGACGAGCGCATCAAGGTGGTGCCCCGCGGCCGGGAGATCGGTCACGGCGAGCGCATCCCGACGAACCTCCGGTTCGAGGACGAGTCGGCGTTCGTCAACGTCGTGACCCAGATGGCCGCGAGCGACGGCACCGAACTCAACGCCTCGAACCCCAGCGCGAAGGTCAACCTCGACCCGGCGGGCGTTCCGGACGGGACCACCATCCGGTGTGCGGTCGCGCTGGGCGTCATCAGCGAGGACGGCCCCCACATCTCCATCCGCAAGCAGGCCCCCGAGGCGATGACGCCCGTGGACCTGCTCGAATCCGACAGCCTCTCGACCGAGATGGTGACCCTGCTCTGGCAGGCCTACGAGCACCACGGCGTCGTGCTGTTCTCGGGGCCGACCGGCGCGGGCAAGACCACGCTGATGAACGCTCACATGCCGTTCGTGCCCTACCGCGACCGACCCATCTCCATCGACGAGGGGTCCCGAGAGGTGCGCCTGCCCCACGAGACGGGCGTCTCGCTCACCACCCGCGACCACGAGAGCGACTACAAGCGGGTCACGATGGCCGACCTCATGACCGAGTGCAACTACCTGAATCCCGACGTGGAGGTCATCGCGGAGATAAACACGCCCGCGAGCTTCGAGACGTTCGCCGAGACGCTCAACACCGGCCACGGCGTCATCGGGACGACCCACGCCGAGGACGTCGAGAAGCTGGTCAACCGCGTCATCGAGCAGGGCCTGCCCTCGTACCTCCTGCAGGAACTCGACCTCGTGGTCTTCCCCCAGCGCGTCGACGGCGAGCGCTACGTCGGCGAGGTTGTCGAACTCCTCACCGAGTCGGAGTTCGCGGACCTCGACTCGGCGCGCGCCCGCTGTGGGACCGTCCGAAAGGACGACGTGACCGTCTACTGGAACACTGTCGCGTGGCGCGATACGGAAGGAGAGTTCCACCTCGCGTACGACCACCCGCGACTCGACGGCGGAGGCGACGAGCGCGCTCGTCGCCTCCGCTTTTTCGACAGGCTCGCGAATCGGACCGACCGGACGGTCGAGGAGGTGGAAGCGGAGTTCCACCGCAAGCACGGCTACGTCCAGTATCTGGAGCGGGAGGGCATGGACGACTTCGACGAACTGTTCGGGTTCCTCTCGGACCTCCAGACCAACGAGGCCGCGACCGTCGAGCGGGCGGGGCGAGGAACTGTCTAA